One part of the Acetoanaerobium sticklandii genome encodes these proteins:
- a CDS encoding response regulator transcription factor, producing the protein MYTYNILIVEDDKQIADAIEIYMKNQNYGVFKAHNGQLAIDIFEKEVIHLIIMDVMMPVMDGFTAIMKIRQSSTVPIIVLSAKSEDMDKIAGLNIGADDYVTKPFNPMELIARVNSNLRRYVNFSMKKESDKNSKLISIGDIALDDERKEISVLGAPVKTTPIEYKILYLLMSNAGKVFSIDEIYEKVWNEPAYSPDTVAVHIRRIREKLEINPKEPKYLKVVWGIGYKFESE; encoded by the coding sequence ATGTATACATATAATATATTAATAGTTGAAGACGATAAACAAATAGCAGATGCCATTGAAATCTATATGAAAAATCAAAACTACGGTGTTTTTAAAGCCCATAATGGTCAGCTAGCTATTGATATTTTTGAAAAAGAAGTAATTCATCTAATTATAATGGACGTTATGATGCCTGTAATGGATGGATTTACTGCGATAATGAAGATAAGACAAAGTAGCACAGTTCCTATAATTGTACTCTCAGCAAAATCTGAAGATATGGATAAGATAGCAGGTCTGAATATAGGGGCAGATGATTATGTAACAAAGCCATTTAATCCAATGGAGCTTATAGCAAGGGTAAATTCTAATTTAAGAAGATATGTAAATTTTTCTATGAAGAAAGAGAGCGACAAAAACTCAAAATTGATTTCGATAGGAGATATTGCTCTTGATGATGAGAGGAAAGAAATATCTGTTTTAGGAGCTCCAGTTAAAACAACTCCAATAGAATATAAGATTTTATACTTACTCATGTCTAATGCAGGAAAGGTATTTTCTATAGATGAAATATATGAAAAAGTATGGAATGAGCCAGCCTACAGTCCTGATACTGTAGCTGTTCATATTCGAAGGATTAGAGAAAAGCTGGAGATTAATCCTAAAGAACCAAAATATTTAAAGGTGGTGTGGGGAATTGGATACAAATTTGAATCAGAGTGA
- a CDS encoding 2-hydroxyacyl-CoA dehydratase, translating to MNKLLRVGVDIGSTTIKVVILNYKEEILFSRYERHYADIKNKLISVLNDAYVILQDTDLSVVVSGSGGISFANYLGIDFVQEVIASTKAIKRYHPHTDVAIELGGEDAKITYLSGGLEQKMNGTCAGGTGSFIDQMASLLKVDASGLNELACNQNRIYPIAARCGVFAKTDVQPLLNEGAKKEDIAASIFQAVVIQTIGGLSCGRPIRGNVAFLGGPLYFLSHLRHRFISTLNLEPHQVIFPENSQLYVALGAALCADESKVCKLNNLLGNIKNMQDCTLDESNRLPRLFKSDSEYNDFKLRHDKNKIKTRELKFYEGNCYLGIDAGSTTTKVALISDKGELLYSRYGSNKGNPLMSTVEFLEDLYSELPDSATIASSAVTGYGEALIKTALGIDIGEIETIAHYKAAEFFCPGVNFILDIGGQDMKCLKIKDSSIDSILLNEACSSGCGSFLDTFAQSLGMSITDFVDVSIKSTNPVDLGSRCTVFMNSRVKQAQKEGATVGDIASGLCYSVIKNALYKVIKLKTPEELGAKVVVQGGTFYNDAVLRSFELLSEREVIRPDISGIMGAFGCAIIAKEKYTFGQSKILKKEELRNFSVDNKSTRCRSCSNSCLLTISQFNNDKYFVSGNRCEKGNRFSENQKVLPNLYDYKYKKIFSYKPLTSAPRGMVGLPRVLNMYEHYPFWFTFFTELGYKVELSDPSSNEIFEKGMETIPSESVCYPAKLVHGHIKNLIEKGVKFIFYPSIPHEKKEYENADNSFNCPIVVSYPEVISKNLDDLKENNVRFMNPFIPFDSDRKLEKRLIVELSSIGLSADEVSRAAKLGIVELNNFKAEIRKVAEDTLDFIEAQNIKAVVLAGRPYHIDPQINHGIPEMINSLGMAVLTEDSIAHLADTSRPLRVVDQWAYHSRLYAAAEYVSRKKNLELVQLNSFGCGIDAVTTDQVQEILTARGKLYTCLKIDEGNNLGAARIRMRSLKASIEERENKGIKISDAKLSYPRIEFTKDMKKKHTILVPQMSPMHFELLEEAFKYSGYNLVILPYESKNIVEVGLKYVNNDACYPAIIAIGQLIEALISGKYDLDNTSVMISQTGGGCRATNYIGFLRKALKDAGFEKIPVISLNASGLETNSGFKLTYSLLNRALMAIVYGDLFMNVLYRTRPYELNEGSANALHKKWSDICKRKLKRASKTDFRRTVYAIVRDFDKLPLADIKKPKVGLVGEILVKYHPLANNNVVDLVEREGAEAVMPALMDFVSYCAFNRDFNYNYLCGSLKSKLLGDALILFIETYINVYTEALKSSKRFYHPKTIKEIASGARQVMSLGHQTGEGWFLTGEMIELIEEGVENIICMQPFACLPNHVTGKGMMKELKRIYPEANIVAVDYDPGASEVNQLNRIKLMLSSAFDNMLNPKHTNINEGQINTRRPAKKFVRFKI from the coding sequence ATGAATAAATTACTGCGTGTTGGCGTAGATATAGGATCCACTACCATTAAGGTAGTTATTTTAAATTACAAAGAAGAAATTCTGTTCAGCAGATATGAACGACATTATGCTGATATAAAAAATAAATTAATCAGCGTACTAAACGATGCCTATGTTATATTACAGGATACTGATTTATCAGTAGTAGTATCTGGTTCGGGGGGAATTAGCTTTGCTAATTACCTAGGCATAGATTTTGTGCAGGAAGTAATAGCATCTACAAAAGCTATTAAGAGGTATCATCCTCATACAGATGTAGCTATTGAACTAGGTGGAGAAGACGCTAAAATTACATATTTATCAGGTGGATTAGAACAAAAAATGAACGGAACTTGTGCTGGTGGGACAGGATCATTTATAGATCAGATGGCATCATTACTTAAAGTAGATGCTTCTGGTCTTAATGAGCTTGCTTGCAATCAAAATAGAATATATCCTATAGCTGCACGTTGTGGAGTTTTTGCCAAAACAGATGTACAGCCTCTGCTCAATGAGGGAGCGAAAAAAGAAGATATTGCCGCTTCAATTTTCCAAGCAGTTGTAATTCAAACAATAGGTGGGCTTTCATGTGGAAGACCAATTAGAGGGAATGTAGCATTTTTGGGAGGGCCTCTATACTTTTTGTCGCATTTAAGACATAGATTTATAAGTACCCTTAACCTTGAACCACATCAAGTTATTTTTCCTGAGAATTCGCAGCTTTATGTAGCCCTAGGCGCTGCACTATGTGCCGATGAAAGCAAGGTCTGTAAATTAAATAATTTACTAGGAAACATTAAAAACATGCAAGATTGCACTTTGGATGAATCGAATAGATTGCCAAGGTTATTCAAGTCAGATAGCGAATATAATGATTTTAAATTAAGACATGATAAGAATAAGATAAAAACGAGAGAACTTAAATTCTATGAAGGAAATTGTTATTTAGGAATTGATGCTGGTTCTACTACTACAAAGGTTGCTCTTATCAGCGATAAAGGAGAACTTTTATATTCTAGATATGGAAGCAACAAAGGGAACCCACTTATGTCTACAGTAGAGTTTTTAGAAGATTTATACTCTGAGCTTCCAGATTCAGCTACTATAGCTTCATCTGCAGTAACAGGATATGGGGAAGCACTTATAAAAACGGCTCTAGGAATTGATATAGGTGAAATAGAAACTATAGCACATTACAAGGCAGCAGAATTTTTTTGTCCAGGCGTTAACTTTATTTTAGATATCGGTGGGCAAGACATGAAATGTCTGAAGATAAAGGATTCTAGCATTGATTCTATTTTATTGAATGAAGCATGCTCATCTGGATGTGGTTCATTTTTAGACACTTTTGCTCAGTCACTTGGGATGAGTATTACAGATTTCGTAGATGTTTCTATAAAATCAACAAATCCTGTTGATTTAGGTTCAAGATGTACAGTTTTTATGAATTCAAGAGTAAAACAAGCTCAAAAAGAAGGGGCTACAGTTGGAGATATTGCTTCAGGGCTGTGTTATTCTGTTATAAAAAATGCACTATATAAAGTAATAAAATTAAAGACTCCTGAGGAACTAGGAGCTAAGGTAGTCGTTCAAGGTGGAACTTTTTATAATGATGCTGTGCTTAGAAGCTTTGAGCTTCTATCAGAAAGAGAAGTAATAAGACCAGACATATCTGGGATTATGGGCGCTTTTGGCTGCGCAATTATAGCTAAAGAAAAATATACTTTTGGACAAAGTAAAATCCTAAAAAAAGAAGAGTTAAGAAACTTCAGTGTTGATAACAAAAGCACAAGGTGCAGAAGTTGTTCAAATAGCTGTTTATTAACAATAAGTCAGTTCAATAATGATAAATATTTTGTATCCGGCAATAGATGTGAAAAGGGAAATAGATTTTCTGAGAACCAAAAAGTATTGCCAAACCTATATGATTACAAATATAAAAAAATATTCTCGTATAAACCACTTACATCAGCTCCTAGAGGAATGGTAGGACTACCAAGAGTTCTAAATATGTATGAGCACTATCCATTCTGGTTTACTTTTTTTACTGAGTTAGGATATAAAGTTGAATTATCAGATCCCTCTTCAAATGAAATATTTGAAAAAGGAATGGAAACTATACCTTCAGAATCTGTTTGCTATCCAGCAAAGCTAGTGCATGGTCATATAAAGAATCTGATTGAAAAAGGGGTCAAGTTTATATTTTACCCTAGTATACCTCATGAAAAAAAGGAGTATGAAAATGCAGATAATAGTTTTAACTGTCCCATAGTAGTTTCATATCCTGAGGTAATAAGCAAAAATTTAGATGATTTAAAAGAAAATAATGTAAGATTTATGAATCCATTTATTCCTTTTGACTCTGATAGAAAGTTAGAAAAAAGACTTATAGTTGAATTATCATCTATAGGCTTATCTGCTGATGAAGTATCTAGAGCTGCAAAGCTGGGCATTGTGGAGCTTAATAATTTTAAAGCTGAAATTAGAAAAGTAGCTGAAGACACACTTGACTTTATTGAAGCGCAGAATATAAAAGCTGTAGTTTTAGCTGGAAGACCATATCATATTGATCCTCAAATTAATCATGGAATACCTGAAATGATTAATTCACTTGGAATGGCTGTATTGACAGAAGACAGCATAGCCCATCTTGCTGATACTAGTAGACCGCTTAGGGTTGTTGATCAGTGGGCTTATCATTCGAGGCTATATGCTGCAGCAGAGTATGTATCTAGAAAGAAAAATTTGGAATTAGTTCAGCTCAATTCCTTTGGATGTGGAATAGATGCTGTTACTACTGACCAAGTACAGGAAATATTAACTGCTCGAGGTAAGCTTTACACCTGCTTAAAAATAGATGAGGGAAATAATCTTGGAGCCGCAAGAATAAGGATGCGTTCTCTTAAGGCATCCATCGAAGAAAGAGAGAATAAAGGAATAAAAATAAGTGATGCTAAATTATCTTATCCTCGAATTGAATTTACAAAGGATATGAAGAAAAAACATACTATTTTGGTGCCGCAGATGTCGCCTATGCATTTTGAACTGTTAGAAGAAGCTTTTAAGTATTCAGGATATAATTTAGTAATACTTCCTTATGAGTCAAAAAACATTGTGGAAGTTGGTCTAAAATATGTTAATAATGATGCTTGCTATCCTGCAATAATTGCAATTGGGCAATTGATTGAAGCGCTTATATCGGGGAAATATGATTTAGATAATACATCTGTAATGATATCGCAGACTGGTGGAGGATGCAGGGCAACAAATTATATTGGATTTTTAAGAAAAGCTCTTAAAGATGCTGGATTTGAAAAAATTCCTGTAATTTCATTAAATGCAAGTGGTTTAGAAACAAATTCTGGTTTTAAGTTGACGTATTCACTTTTAAATAGAGCCCTTATGGCTATTGTATATGGAGATTTATTTATGAATGTGCTCTATAGAACAAGGCCATATGAGCTTAACGAAGGCTCGGCAAATGCTCTTCACAAGAAATGGTCAGATATATGTAAACGTAAGCTTAAGCGCGCTAGTAAAACAGATTTTAGAAGAACGGTCTATGCTATAGTAAGAGATTTTGATAAACTTCCTCTAGCTGATATTAAGAAACCTAAGGTTGGTTTAGTGGGAGAAATCTTAGTAAAATATCATCCATTAGCGAATAATAATGTTGTGGATTTAGTTGAAAGAGAAGGAGCAGAGGCGGTTATGCCTGCGCTCATGGACTTTGTATCCTACTGTGCATTCAATAGAGATTTCAATTATAACTACTTATGTGGGAGCCTCAAATCTAAGCTACTTGGAGATGCTTTAATATTGTTTATTGAAACCTATATTAATGTTTACACAGAGGCATTAAAATCCAGTAAAAGATTTTATCATCCAAAAACAATAAAGGAAATAGCCTCAGGAGCTAGGCAAGTTATGTCACTAGGGCATCAGACAGGCGAGGGCTGGTTCTTAACTGGAGAGATGATAGAGCTGATTGAAGAAGGTGTAGAAAATATAATTTGTATGCAACCATTTGCGTGTCTTCCTAATCATGTTACTGGCAAAGGAATGATGAAGGAGCTTAAAAGAATTTATCCTGAGGCAAACATTGTTGCTGTCGACTATGACCCAGGAGCAAGCGAGGTTAATCAGTTAAATAGAATTAAGCTTATGCTTTCATCAGCATTTGATAATATGTTAAATCCAAAGCACACAAATATAAATGAAGGTCAAATCAATACAAGAAGACCAGCTAAAAAATTTGTGAGATTTAAAATTTAG
- a CDS encoding gamma-glutamyl-gamma-aminobutyrate hydrolase family protein, producing MKPLIGLTTNFIISNEGPTKGQERYFLVSENVKSIEKSGGSTILFPHTHDTETFERYLDLVDGIILTGGIDINPMFYGEEPLEKLGYFNTKKDFFDVELTKKAIQRGIPVLGIDRGLQVLNVALGGSLHQDISYIEGNHIKHFQSSIMSEKSHSVEIQQGTYLYEIFAQDRIFVNSFHHQAIKELGKDLIVSARASDGVIEAIEYAGTSFAMGIQWQPEFMYIEYEEQKKVFEFFIEKCK from the coding sequence ATGAAACCACTTATTGGACTTACCACAAATTTTATCATTTCCAATGAAGGGCCTACAAAGGGTCAAGAAAGATACTTCCTAGTCAGTGAAAATGTTAAAAGCATTGAAAAATCAGGAGGAAGTACTATTTTGTTTCCTCACACTCACGACACGGAAACATTTGAAAGATATCTAGATTTAGTTGATGGGATTATTTTAACTGGAGGAATAGACATAAATCCTATGTTTTATGGAGAAGAGCCTCTTGAAAAGCTTGGATACTTTAATACAAAAAAAGATTTCTTTGATGTTGAGCTTACAAAAAAAGCAATTCAAAGAGGAATTCCAGTTCTTGGTATCGATAGAGGATTGCAAGTATTAAATGTTGCTCTTGGTGGTTCCTTGCATCAGGACATAAGCTATATAGAAGGTAATCATATAAAACATTTTCAAAGCTCAATCATGAGTGAGAAATCTCACTCAGTTGAGATACAGCAAGGCACTTATTTGTATGAAATATTTGCTCAGGACAGGATTTTTGTAAACAGCTTTCACCATCAAGCAATAAAGGAGTTAGGTAAAGATTTAATTGTTTCAGCTCGAGCATCTGATGGAGTAATTGAAGCAATAGAATATGCAGGAACTTCTTTTGCTATGGGAATTCAATGGCAGCCAGAGTTTATGTATATTGAGTATGAGGAGCAAAAAAAGGTTTTTGAATTCTTTATCGAGAAATGTAAATAA